A genome region from Erigeron canadensis isolate Cc75 chromosome 3, C_canadensis_v1, whole genome shotgun sequence includes the following:
- the LOC122591368 gene encoding PHD finger protein Alfin1-like isoform X2, which produces MEPVKPKSAEEVFNDFKGRRAALIKALTTDVNKFFELCDPEKDNLCLYGLPNEVWEVNLPVEEVPPELPEPALGINFARDGMKQKDWLSLVAVHSDSWLLSVAFYFGARFGFGKSERKKLFQLINELPTVFEIVTGAVKNPKNQAEVQKNGSRSKSSGKMSRSSESLPKGLKLTPPNDENGSEEEEDDDTQGATLCGACGDNYSDDEFWICCDICERWFHGKCVKITPAKAENIKQYKCPSCATKRARLQV; this is translated from the exons atGGAGCCCGTGAAGCCAAAATCTGCAGAAGAGGTTTTCAATGACTTTAAAGGAAGACGAGCTGCTTTAATCAAAGCCCTTACTACtg ATGTTAACAAGTTTTTTGAGCTCTGTGACCctg AAAAAGACAATTTGTGTCTATATGGTCTCCCGAATGAAGTATGGGAAGTGAATCTCCCTGTTGAGGAGGTGCCTCCTGAACTACCTGAGCCAGCTTTAGGTATAAACTTTGCCCGGGATGGCATGAAGCAGAAGGATTGGTTATCACTTGTTGCAGTTCACAGTGATTCATGGTTGCTCTCTGTTGCTTTTTATTTTGGTGCACGTTTTGGGTTTGGTAAGAGTGAAAG GAAAAAGCTCTTCCAACTGATAAATGAACTTCCAACCGTGTTCGAAATTGTGACTGGAGCAGTTAAAAACCCAAAGAATCAGGCTGAGGTTCAAAAGAATGGCAGTAGAAGCAAGTCAAGTGGGAAAATG TCGCGGTCATCCGAATCTCTACCCAAGGGACTAAAGTTGACTCCACCTAATGATGAGAAtggaagcgaagaagaagaagatgacgaTACACAAGGAGCAACCCTTTGTGGAGCATGTGGTGACAACTATTCAGATGATGAGTTTTGGATATGCTGTGATATCTGTGAAAGATGGTTCCATGGAAAATGTGTGAAAATTACACCTGCCAAAGCTGAGAATATCAAGCAATATAAATGTCCAAGTTGCGCTACTAAAAGGGCTCGTCTTCAGGTTTAA
- the LOC122592792 gene encoding protein STICHEL-like, with protein sequence MSGGGVDMHLKKELTQIRKAKGARALRDPGTTSSWRSPLSSSRSMALVASSSNSVSNNNINHYNHHYYNNNINDNNNNIVFTSSSSRNDNDNRNGLNISDDYNNIIGNDNVGVDVNVNVNVSGSSNNNNVGNNVGNNVGNRRKEKKVFLYNWKTQRSESERSVSVNGGSRNYQERSNVDDGIGDGHESVDDSLSDARNDGDLRSDTGGEDHKYGKMFGSCKDAGNVNTTPQVRRASLMKKKQKKMGHSSHSSTAALKLQLQRQLNMVEQYDDVKADDLVVNRNSVTSPLLSRIKSSKLLKGGSRKDDSSYCYSTPALSTSSFNKYWVKNPSTVGSWDATTGSFLDGDEGMDDDDDDDDQLGLPGRGGCGIPCYWSSSKRSTPKRGGCGSCYSPSFSDTLRRKGSSMLCGSQTNYHGRRHASSVGAYKKKRFPHKTSHIPLLTNGADSIDRSSVGTDDELSTNYGEIDLEASSRLDGRRWSTSYKSQEGLELVALNGELEGGSPSSVDNSNCFSYKYKPVFFEDIVGQNVAVQSLVNSIIRGRIAPIYLFQGPRGTGKTSTARIFAAALNCLASGDTRPCGICKECAEFISGKSRVITEMDGSNQKGIDKVRILMKKLQIGPSTSTFIRHEVYVIDECHLLPSKLWLAFQKILEQPPPSVVFIFITTDLDNVPRAVLSRCQKYIFSKIKDSDIVNRLRKISEEENLDVESDALDLIALNVEGSLRDAETMLDQLSLLGKRITSDLVNELMGVVSDDKLLELLELAMSSNTAETVKRARELMDLGVDPMVLMSQMATLIMDIIAGTYQVVDTRYGDSIFDGRSLTESELERLKQALKLLSESEKQLRLSSERSTWFTATLLQLGSVPSADPTPSGSSRRQSSRTTDDDPSATFKDIYFQKQKTDSQYTPQKSTPTYPPKPNYRKSTSPEDALLPMRQILNGDGPSVLHNDVIVGNSIPKRSNANILDDIWVRCIDKCHSKTLRQLLHTHGNLVSISEDRGVLVAYIVFRDKDIKSRAERFLSSITNSFEIVLHRNIEVRIVLQSDDGTTLKTGEPVAPTNGLTQETSMNDTKGRKVGNPVQRIESIIHEQRLETAWLQTAEKGTPGSLNRLKPERNQVLPQDGSGQMASMETSQQQWEDELTRELNLLKMNDGKTLSKEHNISPSLLHDSKLAAKYSKESMGYESGTGGGGCFCWNKPRQNRRGKMKPGTPVGPRRGAKFSLFGECGKSGRTEHRPRR encoded by the exons ATGTCTGGTGGTGGAGTTGATATGCATCTGAAGAAAGAGTTAACTCAGATTCGGAAAGCGAAAGGAGCTCGAGCTCTTCGAGATCCTGGAACGACGTCGTCTTGGCGGTCGCCTCTCAGTTCGTCTAGATCCATGGCCTTAGttgcttcttcttcaaactctgttagtaataataatattaatcattataatcatcattattataataataatataaatgataataataataatattgtttttactagtagtagtagtagaaatgataatgataatagaAATGGTTTAAATATTAGTGatgattataataatattattggaaatGACAATGTAGGTGTTGatgttaatgttaatgttaatgttagtggtagtagtaataataataatgtcggAAATAATGTTGGGAATAATGTTGGGAATAGGAGGAAAGAGAAGAAGGTGTTTTTGTATAATTGGAAAACGCAGAGATCCGAGAGTGAGAGGAGTGTTTCGGTTAATGGGGGGTCGAGGAATTATCAAGAAAGAAGTAACGTAGATGACGGAATAGGTGATGGGCACGAGAGTGTTGATGATAGTCTAAGTGATGCGAGAAACGACGGTGATTTGAGAAGTGATACGGGTGGTGAGGATCATAAGTATGGTAAGATGTTTGGTAGTTGTAAAGATGCGGGAAATGTTAATACGACGCCACAGGTTAGGAGAGCGTcgttgatgaagaagaagcagaAGAAAATGGGGCATTCGTCGCATTCGTCTACTGCTGCTTTGAAACTTCAACTGCAGAGACAGTTGAATATGGTTGAACAGTATGATGATGTTAAGGCGGATGATTTGGTTGTGAACAGGAATTCGGTGACGTCGCCGTTGTTGTCTAGGATTAAGTCGTCTAAGTTGTTGAAAGGTGGTAGTAGGAAAGATGATTCGTCTTATTGTTATAGCACACCGGCATTGTCCACAAGTTCGTTTAATAAATATTGGGTTAAGAATCCAAGTACAGTTGGGTCATGGGATGCGACGACGggatcttttcttgatggggaTGAAGGAATGgatgatgacgacgacgatgatgatcAGTTGGGTTTACCGGGTCGTGGGGGATGTGGGATTCCTTGTTACTGGTCATCCTCTAAGAGAAGTACCCCGAAACGAGGTGGTTGTGGTAGTTGTTACTCTCCATCGTTTTCTGATACGTTAAGACGAAAAGGGAGCAGCATGTTATGTGGGAGCCAAACCAATTATCATGGGCGACGACATGCATCATCTGTGGGTGCTTATAAGAAGAAGAGGTTTCCCCACAAGACATCCCACATTCCGTTGCTAACAAATGGTGCTGATAGCATAGACCGTTCTTCTGTTGGGACAGATGATGAGCTTTCAACTAACTATGGTGAGATCGATTTAGAAGCTTCGAGTCGATTAGATGGAAGGAGATGGTCAACGAGTTACAAAAGTCAAGAGGGGTTGGAACTCGTAGCTCTAAATGGGGAATTGGAAGGGGGTTCTCCTTCATCTGTTGATAATAGCAATTGTTTTAGCTATAAGTATAAGCCCGTGTTCTTTGAAGATATAGTCGGTCAAAATGTTGCTGTCCAGTCCCTTGTGAATTCCATAATTAGGGGAAGAATTGCGCCTATTTATTTATTCCAAGGTCCCCGTGGAACTGGGAAAACATCAACTGCTAGGATTTTTGCTGCAGCCTTAAATTgtcttgcctctggagacacgAGACCTTGTGGGATTTGCAAGGAGTGTGCTGAATTTATATCAGGAAAGAGTCGGGTCATTACTGAAATGGACGGGTCCAATCAGAAGGGGATTGATAAAGTTAGGATTTTAATGAAGAAACTTCAAATAGGTCCTTCTACGTCAACCTTTATAAGGCACGAGGTTTATGTTATTGATGAATGTCACTTATTACCATCTAAGTTATGGTTGGCATTCCAGAAGATTCTTGAGCAACCACCACCAAGTGTTGTGTTCATCTTTATAACTACTGATCTGGATAATGTGCCACGTGCTGTTTTGTCGAGGTGCCAAAAGTATATTTTCAGTAAAATTAAAGATAGTGACATAGTTAACAGGTTAAGGAAAATTTCAGAAGAGGAGAATTTGGATGTTGAATCAGATGCTTTAGATCTGATTGCTCTGAATGTAGAGGGTTCACTTCGGGATGCAGAAACTATGTTGGATCAGTTGAGTTTATTAGGAAAAAGGATCACTTCTGATCTGGTGAATGAACTT ATGGGAGTTGTGTCGGATGATAAATTACTCGAACTTTTGGAGTTAGCAATGTCATCAAACACAGCAGAAACAGTAAAAAGAGCCAGAGAACTAATGGATCTGGGAGTTGACCCTATGGTTTTGATGTCTCAAATGGCTACACTTATTATGGATATTATTGCTGGAACGTATCAAGTTGTTGATACCAGATACGGCGACTCGATATTTGATGGTAGAAGCT TAACTGAATCTGAACTGGAGAGATTAAAGCAGGCGTTGAAACTTCTTTCCGAGTCTGAGAAACAATTGAGGCTATCTAGTGAACGATCAACTTGGTTCACAGCAACCCTTTTGCAGCTTGGCTCCGTCCCATCAGCAGACCCTACTCCTTCAGGAAGCAGTAGAAGACAAAGCTCTAGAACAACTGATGATGACCCATCTGCTACTTTTAAAGatatttatttccaaaaacaGAAGACGGATTCTCAGTATACACCCCAAAAGTCTACTCCTACGTACCCCCCTAAACCCAATTATAGAAAATCAACCAGCCCAGAAGATGCATTGCTACCAATGAGGCAAATCTTGAATGGGGATGGCCCATCTGTGTTGCATAATGATGTCATTGTTGGAAATAGTATACCAAAACGTAGCAATGCAAACATATTGGATGATATATGGGTCCGTTGCATTGATAAATGCCATTCTAAAACTCTGAGGCAGCTGCTACATACTCACGGGAACCTTGTTTCTATATCTGAAGATAGAG GTGTTCTTGTTGCTTATATTGTCTTTCGAGATAAAGATATCAAAAGCAGGGCTGAACGGTTTCTTAGCAGTATTACAAACTCATTTGAGATTGTACTTCATCGCAATATAGAAGTTAGAATCGTATTACAATCTGATGATGGGACTACTCTGAAAACAGGAGAACCAGTTGCACCAACAAATGGTTTGACACAAGAAACATCAATGAATGATACAAAAGGGAGAAAAGTAGGAAATCCAGTTCAAAGAATAGAATCAATTATACATGAGCAAAGGTTAGAAACTGCATGGTTACAAACTGCAGAAAAAGGCACTCCTGGATCATTAAATCGATTGAAACCTGAGAGGAACCAAGTCTTACCACAAGATGGAAGTGGTCAAATGGCATCAATGGAGACATCACAGCAGCAATGGGAAGATGAGCTGACTCGCGAACTCAATCTTTTGAAGATGAATGATGGGAAGACCCTTTCAAAGGAACATAATATATCACCAAGTTTGCTGCATGATAGCAAATTAGCTGCTAAGTACAGCAAAGAAAGCAT GGGATACGAGTCTGGAACTGGAGGTGGTGGTTGTTTCTGCTGGAATAAACCCAGGCAGAACCGCAGGGGGAAG ATGAAACCCGGAACCCCAGTTGGTCCACGCAGAGGTGCTAAGTTTTCATTGTTCGGAGAGTGTGGGAAGTCAGGAAGGACAGAGCATAGACCTAGAAGGTGa
- the LOC122591368 gene encoding PHD finger protein Alfin1-like isoform X1 → MEPVKPKSAEEVFNDFKGRRAALIKALTTDVNKFFELCDPEKDNLCLYGLPNEVWEVNLPVEEVPPELPEPALGINFARDGMKQKDWLSLVAVHSDSWLLSVAFYFGARFGFGKSERKKLFQLINELPTVFEIVTGAVKNPKNQAEVQKNGSRSKSSGKMQSRSSESLPKGLKLTPPNDENGSEEEEDDDTQGATLCGACGDNYSDDEFWICCDICERWFHGKCVKITPAKAENIKQYKCPSCATKRARLQV, encoded by the exons atGGAGCCCGTGAAGCCAAAATCTGCAGAAGAGGTTTTCAATGACTTTAAAGGAAGACGAGCTGCTTTAATCAAAGCCCTTACTACtg ATGTTAACAAGTTTTTTGAGCTCTGTGACCctg AAAAAGACAATTTGTGTCTATATGGTCTCCCGAATGAAGTATGGGAAGTGAATCTCCCTGTTGAGGAGGTGCCTCCTGAACTACCTGAGCCAGCTTTAGGTATAAACTTTGCCCGGGATGGCATGAAGCAGAAGGATTGGTTATCACTTGTTGCAGTTCACAGTGATTCATGGTTGCTCTCTGTTGCTTTTTATTTTGGTGCACGTTTTGGGTTTGGTAAGAGTGAAAG GAAAAAGCTCTTCCAACTGATAAATGAACTTCCAACCGTGTTCGAAATTGTGACTGGAGCAGTTAAAAACCCAAAGAATCAGGCTGAGGTTCAAAAGAATGGCAGTAGAAGCAAGTCAAGTGGGAAAATG CAGTCGCGGTCATCCGAATCTCTACCCAAGGGACTAAAGTTGACTCCACCTAATGATGAGAAtggaagcgaagaagaagaagatgacgaTACACAAGGAGCAACCCTTTGTGGAGCATGTGGTGACAACTATTCAGATGATGAGTTTTGGATATGCTGTGATATCTGTGAAAGATGGTTCCATGGAAAATGTGTGAAAATTACACCTGCCAAAGCTGAGAATATCAAGCAATATAAATGTCCAAGTTGCGCTACTAAAAGGGCTCGTCTTCAGGTTTAA